The window ttcttttttttggttACCTGTTCCCTAAACCATAGATTCTATATTCTGAGCCATTACAAGGCTTGTGTAGCTTCTTCACACGGTGTAGTGCTGCTGGATCGTTTCGATGTCTAGCCCTTTAAGTTTTACGACGGACTCAACATGACCCTTGAGCGTATGCAACTCACGAAGCCTGAAATAAACATGGAAGGCATGTTATATCACATTTCAATAAAATGTTCTGAGGACAAGGACAATAGACTGAAGGAGAAAACGTTATGTCACCTAGCAATTTCGGCTCTCCTCTTGGCTTGTTCGGCAATTTCAGAAAGTTCCCTATAATTGCTCTTCTCGTTGAAGATATTCGAAACTTCTGGCGTTTGGAGGCCATGCAAAGTTCTTTGAGCAAGAGCCCATTGAGCTTCCCTCTCCTCTTTGCCATAATCTTTCTTGTTGGAGAAAGCGATctgtttcaaaaataatattgaaaagCGACAGCATAAGTAAAATTTGTAGTTAACATGTTATTTTACTGAATCGAAAATGTTAGTAATAATGTGACTAAAATCTCTAAAAGTTATGTAGTAGCTAACACAAAGCTTCAATTATTTTGTGCTATGAAGACAAAACAGAAGAGTAAGGGAAATTGTTGCCACCCAACCAATCAACATCCCTTGCCAGTAATGAGAAAttcaaaacatgattttttctTGATCCATTTTTGGAAGCAACAGTGGATTCAAAAATTTTACATTGCAATCCAGTCCAGCTTGATGCTTCTACTACTATGTCATGTATGCAACCACAGAGTAATTCATTACAGATAATTCGCATATACGACATTACCTTGTTGTCATACAGATTCTGCCAGGCCTTTCCACTCAAGATATAACGTGTAGCGAATTTCATCAAGTCGAGTGGGACATAAAAAACAATACTGTATAGCCAGATGACACCGGCCCATCCCCAACCACATCCTTTAATTCTAGCAAAACCCCAGTTGGCGTACACAGCTATAAGAGTTGCAACCTACACAAACATATCAGTTTAAGCACCACATAGTTTAGATCGTGATAACTATAAAAAAGAATACTTATTTTCTGAGGAACGATAGAGGGATGGAACCGTTACCAGTTGTGCTATAAGGAAAGCAATCATCAGAAGAGCCCCAGGTCGTTCAACATATGACCAGCTGCGTGACCGAGTCACGAAAATGAGGGCCTGGCTAACAATACTCACTTGCAAGTATAAAGCAGCCATCATTTCATATTCACTATCTCTAATATTTTTAACACCAAATCTGTCCTGCATTCACCACAAATGAAACGACATAGACCATTAACTAATGGTTGAAATAGTTTAACCCCCCGGCCCACTCTGCAGAAGTACATCTAGCCCACCAATGGTAAGAAGGGACATTGATTTTGCTTACAGGAAAGAAGTCAGTTTTATGCATCAGCCAGAAGAATATAACAGTCATCACTGCAAGATAACCTCCGAGTACTACGCCGGTAGCAAAAATCTCCTTCAATTTCCAGCTATCTGGCATTGGGGATGGCTTGACTCTATCCTTCGAAATGGTCATAATTGTACCTAAACAAACCAGATTTGTTCATTAGGTAGATgcccatttttttttcaaaatatgagGAAACGAGAAACAATCATGCAATCCAGTAACTCACCATCATTAAGGATGGCGATAATCAAAACCATGAAGGGAGAGAAATCGAACTGCCAAATCAAGGCAATAAGCATGAAACCAACCTGCAAACAAGAAGTGGATAATATAATCAAGCAAAGCTGtcgacataaaaataaaatcaccaAGAACAAAAAACGAGTGTTGTGCTTTAGTCTATCAACTTACCACAATACGGATTGTAATGGAGACTGCATAAATCtgcaaaaatataattatgaaaAGAATTTAAGTTCACTTCGACCAAAAGTTAATCTGTGAAAACGGAAGAAGGGGGAGGGAAAAACTAACTGTATAATTCTTCATTCTTTGGAAAATAGCTCTACTGGTCAAAACTGCACTAATGATAACACTAAGCCCGGGCTCGGTCAGCACAATATCAGAAGCACCTCTCGCAGCATCGGTACTATCGGCAACGGCAATACCGATATCTGCCTTCTTGAGAGCAGGTGCGTCGTTCACACCATCTCCTGTCATTCCAACAAGGTGTTTCCTCTCTTGCAATTTCTTCACAATTTCATATTTGTGCTCTGTATGAAAAGACAAAAAAACGAAATTTCCATTTGTTAATCTAAGCAACAAATAGGGGAAAAAACACTGAGAGAGACGAAAGACAGACCTGGAAAGACCCCAGCAAAACCATCGGCCTTCTCGATCAATTCTTCAACTGGCAGGCCAGCTATGGATTCATCCTTGTGTTGGCCAAGTAAAGAAGCAGAAGGGTACATATTTACTCCCATCCCAAGCCTACGTCCCGTCTCCTTAGCAATGGCAAGTTGATCACCTAATTTTCAAGATAAAAAATGAATATGAGGTCGGTTTCGAAGAAATGTATCTTGTTTTTCGGACTGCATATCCAGGGAAAGTTCATTTACCAGTAATCATTTTAACGTTTACACCAAGATTTAGGGCCCTACGGATAGTTTCTGCACTATCGTGTCGTGGAGGATCAAAAAGGGACAAGAGCCCAACAAACTGCCATGGACCTCCAGCGCTGTCCTTTGATTTCTCTGGTACTTCCTGAAAACATAAAACATTGGTCTAAAAAATCAGTATCTTTATAGAATAATggtacaaaattaaataaaaacaaaaagacaaaagacaaagaaagaaagaaatggaCATGATGAGAAGCAAGCAAACATGCTACAAGAAAGTGTTAACAAACCTGTCGGCCAACAGCCAGAGAACGAAGCCCACGCTCTGCAAATTTATCGATGACACTATGAACTTTTTTCTTCATGTCTTCCTTGCAGTTGCAGAGAGTCAGGATCTGATTCAAGAAAAGAGGATATCTGAATAAATATTTGACGTGTTCGAAAActatttttatgtataataCTCATGAAGCAGCAGATGGTCTGAAAATGGAAATCAGAAACACCTGTTCAGGGGCTCCCTTGCTTGCTCGATGCCAGTTTCCGTCTGAATCTATGTAAGTTAATGCAGTTCTCTTGTCCACAGGGTTGAATGGGAGGAAGTGCACTTCCCGAATACCAGCTCTTGCCTGAAAAATCAAATGCATTACTTCTAAATACACTCCActcgaaatatatatatgaaatataagtCAAGAAAAATAATCATACACTACCTCTTTCGGATCAGCTAGCGTACCAACGATGGCAGCATCAATAGCATCTTGATTTTCAGTTCTTGATGCCCTTGCAGCGAGAAGCAAAACATGATCTGGATCCACACCCTTTGCAAAGACCTCGATCAAGCTTTTATCAACGCTAAGCTTGTTCAGAGTTAAAGTTCCAGTCTTGTCACTGCACAAGACGTCCATGCCAGCCATTTCCTCAATTGCAGTCATTCTTTTCGTGATGGCACCCTGCTGAGATAATCTGTGGGATCCGATAGCCATTGTGACAGACAAGACGGTGGGCATAGCAATTGGAATACCTC of the Primulina huaijiensis isolate GDHJ02 chromosome 1, ASM1229523v2, whole genome shotgun sequence genome contains:
- the LOC140982431 gene encoding plasma membrane ATPase 4-like — translated: MGNHDKGTSLEGIRNETVDLEKVPIEEVFEQLKCTREGLSADEGNTRLQIFGPNKLEEKKESKILKFLGFMWNPLSWVMEAAAIMAIALANGGGKPPDWQDFVGIVCLLVINSTISFIEENNAGNAAAALMAGLAPKTKVLRDGRWSEQEAAVLVPGDIISIKLGDIVPADARLLEGDPLKIDQSALTGESLPVTKNPYDEVFSGSTCKQGEIEAIVIATGVHTFFGKAAHLVDSTNQVGHFQKVLTAIGNFCICSIAIGMLAEIIVMYPIQHRPYRKGIDNLLVLLIGGIPIAMPTVLSVTMAIGSHRLSQQGAITKRMTAIEEMAGMDVLCSDKTGTLTLNKLSVDKSLIEVFAKGVDPDHVLLLAARASRTENQDAIDAAIVGTLADPKEARAGIREVHFLPFNPVDKRTALTYIDSDGNWHRASKGAPEQILTLCNCKEDMKKKVHSVIDKFAERGLRSLAVGRQEVPEKSKDSAGGPWQFVGLLSLFDPPRHDSAETIRRALNLGVNVKMITGDQLAIAKETGRRLGMGVNMYPSASLLGQHKDESIAGLPVEELIEKADGFAGVFPEHKYEIVKKLQERKHLVGMTGDGVNDAPALKKADIGIAVADSTDAARGASDIVLTEPGLSVIISAVLTSRAIFQRMKNYTIYAVSITIRIVVGFMLIALIWQFDFSPFMVLIIAILNDGTIMTISKDRVKPSPMPDSWKLKEIFATGVVLGGYLAVMTVIFFWLMHKTDFFPDRFGVKNIRDSEYEMMAALYLQVSIVSQALIFVTRSRSWSYVERPGALLMIAFLIAQLVATLIAVYANWGFARIKGCGWGWAGVIWLYSIVFYVPLDLMKFATRYILSGKAWQNLYDNKIAFSNKKDYGKEEREAQWALAQRTLHGLQTPEVSNIFNEKSNYRELSEIAEQAKRRAEIARLRELHTLKGHVESVVKLKGLDIETIQQHYTV